Proteins encoded in a region of the Balneola sp. genome:
- a CDS encoding radical SAM protein: MVSEIESKTILNKTKRRDPWFLDDYTLNPFSACSFNCLYCYIRGSKYGEHMEKKLAVKVNAVGLLEKELARRAKKQQYGIIVLSSATDPYLKVEEELGLTRQLLEVILEYRFPVHMITKSDLIVRDIDLIKEINRVSILPEDLGGKLEGSAMVSFSFSTLQDEVARIFEPGATTPSDRLKAVEEVKNSGLTTGISLMPLIPYISDTTEQLELAFSTFKRLGVDYIFPATISLFGSGLADSKQLVMRAIKRHYPHLEEKYHRFFDHSDRMPAYYQTAFSKKMRELLDKYEIKDRIQNS, encoded by the coding sequence ATGGTCTCAGAAATTGAAAGCAAAACCATACTCAACAAAACCAAGAGGAGAGACCCCTGGTTTCTGGACGATTATACGCTAAATCCATTTAGCGCATGCTCTTTCAACTGCTTGTACTGCTATATAAGAGGTAGTAAATATGGCGAACACATGGAGAAAAAATTAGCAGTTAAAGTGAATGCTGTTGGATTGTTGGAAAAGGAATTGGCAAGAAGGGCTAAGAAGCAACAGTATGGAATTATTGTGCTTTCATCCGCTACCGATCCATATTTGAAAGTTGAAGAAGAGCTTGGATTAACCAGACAATTGTTAGAGGTGATTTTAGAGTATCGGTTTCCGGTTCATATGATTACCAAGTCCGATCTCATAGTTCGGGATATTGATTTGATCAAGGAGATAAATAGAGTCTCTATTCTGCCAGAAGACTTGGGAGGTAAACTTGAAGGAAGTGCGATGGTCTCCTTTTCCTTTTCCACACTTCAGGATGAGGTAGCCAGAATATTCGAACCGGGAGCAACAACTCCTTCAGATAGATTAAAAGCTGTGGAAGAAGTCAAAAACTCAGGGTTAACAACCGGGATTAGTTTGATGCCTTTGATTCCCTATATATCAGACACCACTGAACAACTTGAATTAGCTTTTTCAACCTTTAAAAGACTTGGTGTGGACTATATTTTCCCTGCTACTATTTCTTTGTTTGGTTCAGGACTTGCAGATAGTAAACAGCTCGTAATGAGAGCTATAAAACGTCATTACCCACATCTGGAAGAAAAGTATCACAGGTTTTTTGACCATTCGGACCGGATGCCTGCTTATTACCAAACGGCCTTTTCAAAGAAGATGAGAGAGTTGTTAGACAAGTACGAAATTAAAGATCGAATACAGAATAGCTAG
- a CDS encoding DNA alkylation repair protein, translating into MEASRFCCKPEFFLESFHHYLIHYILHGEEKVLKEHLLEEISRKSEIKRELEECFSSLEAGGIDSFAAAIHQRILSYKVKFPLLEYCGQEIVHRVKPEEHLEICEKLTGSQTIGENVLIGTILKLRLGLNFDESINKAIKYISESWDWYVSDIIGERVFGHAFLNYPGRMIDTFEKLKSHESKWVVRAIGSGCHNAIKWGLPKPEVEEAFKVLLSLSGAKDHHIRRGIGWAAKTTAKFHPDIIQKFEEEIYSKGVGSWFRTKIKIGLSRHSYGLRN; encoded by the coding sequence ATGGAAGCCTCGAGGTTTTGCTGTAAGCCTGAATTCTTTTTGGAAAGTTTTCATCACTATTTAATTCATTACATTCTTCATGGAGAAGAAAAGGTACTAAAAGAACACCTCTTGGAAGAAATATCGAGAAAATCTGAAATCAAAAGAGAACTTGAAGAATGCTTTTCTTCATTAGAAGCAGGAGGTATTGACTCTTTTGCGGCAGCCATTCATCAAAGGATTTTAAGCTATAAAGTAAAATTTCCACTTCTTGAATATTGCGGACAAGAAATAGTACATAGAGTAAAGCCTGAGGAACATCTGGAAATCTGTGAAAAGCTTACAGGGTCACAGACCATTGGAGAAAATGTACTTATAGGCACCATTCTTAAGCTCAGACTTGGACTGAATTTTGATGAATCTATCAACAAAGCAATCAAATATATCTCTGAATCCTGGGATTGGTATGTATCAGACATCATCGGAGAAAGAGTATTTGGACATGCTTTTCTGAATTATCCGGGAAGAATGATTGATACTTTCGAGAAGCTAAAAAGCCATGAGAGTAAGTGGGTGGTTCGGGCGATTGGATCTGGTTGTCATAACGCCATTAAATGGGGACTCCCCAAGCCAGAAGTTGAAGAAGCCTTTAAAGTGTTGCTCAGCCTTTCTGGAGCAAAAGATCATCATATCAGAAGAGGAATTGGCTGGGCAGCCAAGACTACGGCTAAATTCCATCCTGATATCATTCAAAAATTTGAGGAAGAGATTTACAGTAAAGGGGTTGGCTCGTGGTTTAGAACCAAGATCAAGATTGGCTTAAGCAGGCATAGTTATGGTCTCAGAAATTGA
- a CDS encoding YjbQ family protein, translated as MKTFQKEFRLTAKPRGFHLITREVLDHLPELKEIDTGIAHIFIQHTSASLTINENADPTVREDFETHFRRAVPEDMSLYQHTYEGADDMTSHIKSSILGSSVSIPITNGRFNLGTWQGVYLCEHRIHGGSRKLVVTLMGV; from the coding sequence ATGAAAACTTTCCAAAAAGAATTCAGGCTTACAGCAAAACCTCGAGGCTTCCATTTAATCACTCGGGAAGTTTTGGATCATCTGCCTGAACTAAAAGAGATCGACACCGGAATAGCTCATATTTTTATTCAACATACCAGTGCCAGCTTAACAATCAATGAAAATGCTGACCCAACCGTTAGAGAAGACTTTGAAACGCATTTCAGGAGAGCTGTACCTGAGGATATGAGCCTATACCAACATACCTATGAAGGAGCTGATGATATGACGTCACATATAAAAAGCTCTATTCTTGGCTCTTCCGTTTCTATTCCAATTACCAATGGACGTTTCAATCTTGGAACCTGGCAGGGAGTTTATTTATGTGAGCATCGGATTCATGGTGGAAGCAGAAAACTGGTAGTAACATTAATGGGAGTCTAA
- a CDS encoding 3-methyladenine DNA glycosylase, with protein sequence MAYKQLKLWFDGELATLLGNKIIEAGHSIDVAAFSTSIDEQVQPLELKDRVEVIADELDSFLGKSYLRNLTVLLSILGPENEEETGMFANFYWVMPIAKFIEKYGLDNFEESMNGIKEITKRNTGEYTIRPYIEKYPERTIEVMEEWSKDSNFHVRRLASEGGRPRLPWAPKLDQFIDDPSPLLPILENLKDDTKKYIQKSVANCLNDILKDNPEIAKAIIENWKKDATKERAWIIKHALRNLLKKEDAWALLIVK encoded by the coding sequence ATGGCTTATAAACAACTAAAACTATGGTTTGACGGAGAACTGGCTACTCTTTTGGGGAATAAGATCATTGAAGCAGGACATTCTATTGATGTAGCTGCTTTTTCGACATCTATCGATGAACAGGTTCAGCCTTTAGAGCTAAAAGACCGGGTAGAAGTGATAGCCGATGAACTGGATAGCTTTTTGGGAAAGAGCTATCTGAGAAACCTCACTGTTCTGCTTTCTATTCTCGGACCTGAAAATGAAGAAGAAACCGGGATGTTCGCCAATTTTTACTGGGTGATGCCCATTGCCAAATTCATTGAGAAGTACGGACTAGATAACTTTGAAGAATCCATGAATGGTATTAAAGAAATCACCAAAAGAAATACCGGTGAATACACCATTCGGCCATATATAGAGAAATACCCTGAAAGAACCATCGAGGTGATGGAAGAATGGTCTAAGGATTCCAACTTTCATGTTCGACGGCTTGCAAGCGAAGGAGGTAGACCACGTTTGCCATGGGCACCAAAGCTTGATCAATTTATAGATGATCCAAGCCCGCTGCTACCTATTCTTGAAAACCTGAAAGATGACACGAAGAAATATATACAGAAATCAGTGGCGAATTGCCTGAATGATATTTTGAAGGACAATCCTGAGATCGCAAAAGCTATAATTGAAAACTGGAAAAAAGATGCGACCAAAGAAAGAGCTTGGATCATTAAACACGCTCTACGCAATCTTCTAAAAAAAGAAGATGCATGGGCGTTATTGATAGTAAAGTAA